GAATTCTGCCTTTCAAAATGCAAAGATAACGGTTTTTGAGCGGTTTAAGTAGCTGCTGCTCAAACACCAGATATGTCAGAAATACATTTATTCAGGTTTCGCTATGTTTTGGCTGTCGATTTAGGTGACTCTCAACTTACTCCTATTGGTATTCTGGTTACCGCTTATTATTAATTAATGGCCTTTACCAGGTAGTAAACCCGTAAATCAACCTGACTCAGAGGAAAGAACGGTAGCCAATTACCTGAAAAGCAAAACGGCGTTTTGGGCCTGTTTTCAGGAAAACAGGCCCAAAACGCCGCTATTGAAAAAGTAAGCAGGTTTTCTTTTGGTAAGTGCCGCTGGTGCGCGGGAAAAGGCTTAGTTCATGGAGAAGGAGTAGATGAGGGCCGCCCCTACCGTGGTTTGGGTTTTCTTAGAGAAATTACCGCTGGCGTCTTCAAAAAAGGCGTCCTTTGCTTTGTCAAACCGCACCTCGGGCTTTACTAATAGGTTGCCGCCGGCCAGCTTAATGTTGCCGGTCACGGTGTAAGAAGCCACCTCTAAGGGCCCGAAGTACCGCACTCCCTCGGGGTCTGCGAAGTATTCTCCCCTGAACCCAAGGCCAAATTTATCTGAGAGCTCATAGCTGGCGTATAGCGCGCCGCCACCCCAGGTGGCGTCTTTAGACCAGGCATCTTCCGCGTCTTCGGTGACGGCCCCGGTGTAGAAAGATCCATAGGCGGCGTTCACTCCTAACTTAAACGCATTGGTAATCTGGTAGGAAGAGGTGAGGTCAAATAGGCTGGTATAGCTGCCCCGGGTGCCGCCAAAGTTGGAAAGTGTGTTGTATTCATCGCCGCCAATCCAGTTGAGGTAAAGGCCCATGCCCTCCCACGGGGAAAGGTGCACCTGCGCTGCCACCGACTTTTTATCATTGAAATCGCGCAGCCCGTCCCATCCGTTCACTACGCCCAGCATAAGGCCCAACTGCGGGCTGACGGCGTAGTCCAGCTTGACACCGGTGTGGTAGAAGGGCCCGTTGCCGAACAGGTACGAAAGGCTGTAGTGGTAATTGAGCGGCGCGTCTATCAGT
This Rufibacter radiotolerans DNA region includes the following protein-coding sequences:
- a CDS encoding porin, whose product is MKKLYTITAVALLATAKIANAQEVPMPEPAPGKFNISGYADVFYQYNLNRPKSDLNQGRIFDQFHNNISLGLVQALLTYSKDKATIVADLTFGPNAELGNFGNTGTAKIIKQAYLAYEVTDKLKLTAGQYGTHIGYELIDAPLNYHYSLSYLFGNGPFYHTGVKLDYAVSPQLGLMLGVVNGWDGLRDFNDKKSVAAQVHLSPWEGMGLYLNWIGGDEYNTLSNFGGTRGSYTSLFDLTSSYQITNAFKLGVNAAYGSFYTGAVTEDAEDAWSKDATWGGGALYASYELSDKFGLGFRGEYFADPEGVRYFGPLEVASYTVTGNIKLAGGNLLVKPEVRFDKAKDAFFEDASGNFSKKTQTTVGAALIYSFSMN